The following coding sequences lie in one Acidobacteriota bacterium genomic window:
- a CDS encoding Uma2 family endonuclease, with protein sequence MSANRGRYYTVEEYFAVEQVGNARYEYWDGDIVCMSGGSEAHGRICGNVYFAVRLQTGGGPCQAFTSDVPVKTPTLPPYRYPDTSIACGTAVFENINGIDVLVNPVLMVEVLSPQTEKVDRGAKFEAYKAIDTFREYLLIAQHEPHLTHFVKQETGEWRRFDTADLTATVEFEAVGCTLAVADVYATVVFP encoded by the coding sequence ATGTCAGCCAATCGTGGGCGGTACTACACAGTGGAAGAGTATTTCGCGGTGGAACAAGTCGGAAATGCCCGGTATGAATACTGGGACGGTGACATCGTCTGTATGAGCGGCGGAAGCGAGGCCCACGGACGCATCTGCGGAAATGTCTATTTTGCAGTGCGGTTGCAAACCGGTGGAGGCCCCTGCCAGGCGTTTACCAGCGATGTTCCGGTCAAGACACCAACCTTACCTCCATACCGTTACCCTGATACCAGCATTGCCTGTGGAACAGCCGTTTTCGAAAATATCAATGGGATTGATGTGCTGGTAAATCCGGTGTTGATGGTTGAAGTGCTGTCTCCGCAAACAGAAAAGGTTGACCGAGGAGCGAAATTTGAAGCCTACAAAGCCATTGACACCTTTCGCGAATACCTTCTGATTGCCCAACATGAACCGCACCTGACACACTTTGTGAAGCAGGAAACTGGTGAATGGCGGCGTTTTGACACGGCAGACCTGACGGCTACGGTGGAATTTGAAGCGGTTGGTTGCACGCTGGCCGTCGCTGATGTCTACGCCACTGTTGTTTTTCCATAG